Part of the Abditibacteriota bacterium genome is shown below.
ACCCCCATTACCCCGTCATAGTCCGAGGGGATGCACTCGGTAAAGGGCACCTCGATGGCGTCATAGTTGTCATACCGGGGATACTTTATCTCGCCGTAGTCCTTTTCAAAGGCTTTCTTGAGCCGGGAATTGAACTTCAGGTTGTTCTCCATGGTATCCAGCAGCAGAGACTCATGCCTTTTGCCGTGGTCGATGTTGGTGAACCAGCAAACTCCTTGAATGTTTACTATTTTATTTCCTTCAGCATCTAATTTAGCCTTCTCGCTTTCCACAACAATATCTTTTGGCATAATCATCCACCGTCCACCATTAAGCGATGTGTAACCGGTCCAAATATTGTTGTCCTTTATCAGCGGAAAAACTTCTTTATATGTTATAGCGTTTTTATTCCCCATTATAACGAATTGCTTCCCTGCTTCCATTATCCAGGCCAGGAACTCCCGGAACAGGGAAAAGGGCGGGTTGGTGATGATGACGTCCGCCTGGTCCCGCAGGCGGCGCACCTCGTCGGAACGGAAGTCTCCGTCTCCCTCCAGATAGCCGTTGAACACTATATCGTCGGTGTCGATGAAGCCGGAGCCGTCTGTGTCCCGGGTGAGGGTGAACAGCTTGCCCCGGGTCTCATGGAGCGCGGGATCATAGTGGGGCGACTCCTCTTCAAACAGGGTCAGCTGCCTGCTGCCGGAGCTCTGGGAGTAGGAGGTGGAGATCAGCTTTTTGAGGCCGAAGCGCTCAAAGTTGGCGGCGAAGTATTTGGTGAAGTTGCTCCATTCGGGGTCGTCGCAGGGGAGAAGTATCGTCTTGCCCCGGAACACGTCCGGGTCATAGGCGATGTAGGCGTTCATCTCCGCCTCTATATCGCTGTATTGGGTGTAAAACTCGTCGTTTTTGGCGCTCTTGGCTGCGCCGAGGCTCGTGTTGTCGGCCATGGGT
Proteins encoded:
- a CDS encoding DNA methyltransferase, producing MADNTSLGAAKSAKNDEFYTQYSDIEAEMNAYIAYDPDVFRGKTILLPCDDPEWSNFTKYFAANFERFGLKKLISTSYSQSSGSRQLTLFEEESPHYDPALHETRGKLFTLTRDTDGSGFIDTDDIVFNGYLEGDGDFRSDEVRRLRDQADVIITNPPFSLFREFLAWIMEAGKQFVIMGNKNAITYKEVFPLIKDNNIWTGYTSLNGGRWMIMPKDIVVESEKAKLDAEGNKIVNIQGVCWFTNIDHGKRHESLLLDTMENNLKFNSRLKKAFEKDYGEIKYPRYDNYDAIEVPFTECIPSDYDGVMGVPITFMDKYNPEQFDVLGASESEGKGFSNGIWLGGISQPVVNGSRVYKRLFIKTKRGGAQ